A genomic segment from Leptolyngbya boryana PCC 6306 encodes:
- a CDS encoding helix-turn-helix domain-containing protein has translation MTPEQRIEIERIVDAALTRRLGVLIDGASSTSQYISDAEVCELLRCSDRQLRKLISDGELVQGAHFTGSNRSRLWIRERVERYIETRGLTEVQNKDVKRWLRG, from the coding sequence ATGACCCCAGAACAACGAATCGAAATTGAACGGATTGTTGATGCTGCACTTACAAGGCGATTGGGCGTGCTGATCGATGGTGCTAGCTCTACATCGCAGTACATCAGCGATGCCGAGGTTTGTGAGCTATTGCGATGCAGCGATCGACAGTTGCGAAAACTCATCTCCGATGGTGAGTTAGTCCAGGGCGCGCATTTTACTGGAAGTAATCGATCGCGTCTTTGGATTAGAGAACGAGTTGAGCGCTACATCGAAACGCGCGGACTAACAGAAGTGCAAAACAAGGATGTTAAGCGATGGCTGAGAGGTTAG
- a CDS encoding DUF3310 domain-containing protein: MQKIDHPPHYQGASRQCCNTLMVLGVTPEQLEGECIDAIEQLNFGFNLGNAVKYLWRCGQKGSAIEDLEKAKWYLARVCIQADREAQDRCRTAIFMIDVLIRAFRKLGATPPKEIGSDPDFGATVVCALRYCMGRKTYMPSTIVAFAKRHWQFISENDRVDIAKDIHYAFKQAEKSGDYSSIGMDCDIRLWSEFRDWIQEQP; this comes from the coding sequence ATGCAGAAAATTGATCATCCCCCGCACTATCAAGGTGCATCGCGTCAGTGCTGCAATACATTAATGGTTCTGGGGGTAACGCCTGAGCAGCTAGAAGGTGAGTGTATCGACGCGATCGAGCAACTGAACTTCGGGTTTAACCTGGGTAATGCAGTCAAGTATCTCTGGCGATGCGGACAGAAAGGAAGCGCGATCGAAGATCTAGAAAAAGCAAAGTGGTATCTCGCGAGAGTGTGTATCCAAGCCGATCGTGAGGCTCAAGATCGCTGTCGAACCGCAATCTTCATGATTGACGTGCTGATTAGAGCTTTTCGCAAACTTGGAGCAACCCCACCGAAGGAGATTGGCTCTGATCCAGACTTCGGCGCAACGGTTGTCTGTGCCCTGCGATACTGCATGGGGCGCAAAACCTACATGCCATCTACGATCGTTGCATTCGCTAAGCGACACTGGCAGTTTATCTCTGAGAACGATCGCGTGGATATCGCTAAGGATATCCACTACGCATTCAAACAGGCTGAAAAGAGTGGAGACTACAGCAGCATCGGAATGGACTGCGATATCAGGCTTTGGTCAGAATTTCGCGATTGGATTCAGGAACAGCCATGA
- a CDS encoding alpha-ketoglutarate-dependent dioxygenase AlkB, with the protein MNQLDLMPREVTSPLPGTVHIPNWLTIPQQNALLNLIRVATDGRWYTPEMPNGTPMKHPIACLGYAWKPYLYFIQEPYRPLPQEVIDITRKALLDARISYHPYEPDTGIVNWFPPDSSLGWHQDKSEHPDLIAVGSPIVTFSIGDSAIFRLNDEKQVSGSHELELRSGDVLIMSGRSRLAWHEVHKILPDTRPIDLNLDKAGRVSLTIRQALVHTKR; encoded by the coding sequence ATGAATCAGCTTGATTTGATGCCGCGTGAAGTGACTTCACCTCTACCAGGAACCGTGCATATCCCGAACTGGCTCACCATTCCTCAGCAAAATGCACTGCTCAATCTGATTCGCGTTGCAACGGATGGGCGATGGTACACCCCAGAAATGCCTAACGGAACACCAATGAAGCACCCAATAGCCTGCTTGGGCTATGCTTGGAAGCCCTATCTTTATTTCATACAAGAGCCATACCGACCTTTACCGCAAGAAGTGATTGATATCACGCGAAAAGCGTTGCTAGATGCTCGAATCAGCTATCACCCTTACGAACCTGACACGGGCATCGTCAACTGGTTTCCGCCTGATTCCAGTCTAGGTTGGCATCAGGACAAATCTGAGCATCCGGATCTGATCGCAGTTGGAAGCCCGATCGTAACTTTCTCGATCGGGGATAGCGCAATCTTCCGACTAAATGACGAAAAGCAGGTTTCAGGATCTCACGAGTTAGAGCTAAGAAGCGGCGATGTGCTGATCATGAGTGGTCGATCGCGCCTAGCGTGGCACGAAGTTCATAAAATTTTGCCTGATACTCGCCCGATCGATCTCAACCTCGACAAAGCAGGCAGAGTTAGCCTCACGATTCGACAAGCATTAGTTCATACAAAGAGGTAG
- a CDS encoding ASCH domain-containing protein, with protein MPALERPILFSGEMVRAILSGSKTQTRRIVKPQPRLGLLGNGQPIGNGQLVWEPKKDRVIPLTDSCLHQIFDYCPYGSKGDRLWVRETWRPRSWGSDFEWMMIQYKEGDDVKEINPSDVWGDDAEVVWAKMSRECVGAGNPTTDSGDFILEKPLKWRASIFMPRAASRITLEITNIRIERLQDISEEDAKAEGVPPFDWNDGWSLRPAPAFEKLWDSINGAKHPWSSNPWVWVVSFSRIEEVTK; from the coding sequence ATGCCAGCACTTGAAAGACCCATTCTGTTTAGTGGTGAAATGGTTCGAGCAATTTTGAGCGGCTCGAAAACACAAACGCGACGGATTGTTAAACCGCAGCCGCGATTAGGGCTGCTGGGTAATGGACAACCTATCGGTAATGGACAGTTAGTGTGGGAGCCGAAGAAAGATAGAGTTATTCCGCTTACGGATAGCTGCCTACATCAAATTTTTGATTACTGCCCATACGGTTCTAAGGGCGATCGTCTTTGGGTGAGGGAGACGTGGCGACCTCGTAGTTGGGGAAGTGATTTTGAATGGATGATGATCCAATACAAGGAAGGTGATGACGTAAAAGAAATAAACCCCTCTGACGTATGGGGAGATGATGCAGAGGTTGTATGGGCAAAAATGTCTCGTGAGTGTGTTGGCGCTGGTAATCCTACAACTGATTCTGGTGACTTCATTTTAGAAAAGCCACTGAAGTGGAGAGCGTCTATCTTTATGCCTCGTGCAGCGTCACGTATCACACTCGAAATTACCAACATCCGAATCGAGCGATTACAGGACATATCTGAAGAGGATGCCAAAGCCGAAGGTGTTCCACCATTCGATTGGAACGATGGGTGGAGCCTTCGCCCAGCTCCAGCATTTGAAAAGCTCTGGGATTCGATTAACGGGGCAAAGCATCCGTGGTCTAGCAATCCGTGGGTATGGGTTGTGAGTTTCTCAAGGATTGAGGAGGTGACAAAGTGA
- a CDS encoding DNA cytosine methyltransferase: MQLNHLDLFSGIGGFTLAARSLNINTKQFVERDRHCQTVLQKHFPEIPIHDDARTFATRTGIFGIITAGYPCQDNSTANPKGKGLQGKRSGLLYEVFRILEEAQPEIVVLENVPPTQNRRWDETARRELEKRDFKAYRIDLSAKDCGLWHLRNRCFLVGYANRLRLNQTQVLRRFSRQEVQAQIPKRRADGVEFVRGHSSRVFAFPPPGIRRMVDGLPSEMDRFRLHALGNSVPPVMAETVLKVALFVPGGEWYAA, translated from the coding sequence ATGCAGCTTAATCACCTCGATTTATTTTCGGGAATCGGCGGTTTCACCTTAGCTGCTCGCTCACTCAACATCAACACAAAACAGTTTGTGGAGCGCGATCGCCATTGTCAAACCGTGCTTCAGAAGCATTTCCCAGAAATTCCAATTCACGACGATGCTCGAACATTCGCAACTCGAACTGGAATTTTCGGCATCATTACCGCCGGATATCCCTGTCAAGACAACAGCACCGCTAATCCCAAAGGTAAAGGCTTGCAAGGTAAAAGATCGGGGCTTCTCTACGAGGTGTTCCGTATCCTCGAAGAAGCCCAACCCGAAATCGTCGTCCTTGAAAACGTACCCCCAACACAAAACCGACGATGGGATGAAACTGCTCGACGAGAACTGGAAAAGCGCGATTTCAAAGCGTACCGCATTGACCTATCAGCTAAAGATTGTGGACTCTGGCATCTCAGAAATCGGTGTTTCCTTGTGGGCTACGCCAACCGCCTCAGACTCAATCAGACTCAAGTTCTCCGTCGATTCTCTCGCCAAGAGGTACAAGCGCAGATTCCTAAAAGACGGGCAGATGGGGTCGAATTTGTTAGAGGTCACAGCAGCAGAGTTTTCGCATTTCCCCCACCCGGAATTCGTCGAATGGTTGATGGGCTTCCCTCCGAAATGGACAGATTCCGACTTCACGCACTAGGAAACTCAGTTCCGCCGGTCATGGCTGAAACGGTTTTGAAGGTTGCTCTATTCGTACCTGGAGGTGAATGGTATGCAGCTTAG
- a CDS encoding J domain-containing protein has protein sequence MFPILARPEDYPDRVLGEAKTKAQAKKLVCKWFEVAPERVAIEKIGLDNLLNTSGVVFWQYCIVKATEKAMSVQDAIALLNLPENFDLLDLKTCYRTAAKATHSDVGGEDAQFIEIKRAYDLLNTMLHKQSGSSERWDAYLLENLQKWEGIFRKQWKAMCDRGLINPAHQYNNANRYGLNYSTCIENFTREYCEPMPGWFLNCVYPPLLGSGISIAETRQRYREHLIAIAPNKTMSEIWARKYFCLEFGESVPWVFYLPPAKEVSDAA, from the coding sequence GTGTTTCCCATCCTTGCTCGTCCCGAAGACTATCCTGATCGCGTTCTGGGGGAAGCCAAAACCAAAGCCCAAGCGAAAAAACTTGTCTGTAAATGGTTTGAAGTTGCTCCGGAGCGAGTCGCGATCGAGAAAATCGGACTCGATAACCTGCTCAACACGTCCGGCGTAGTGTTCTGGCAATATTGCATTGTCAAGGCAACTGAAAAAGCGATGAGCGTCCAGGATGCGATCGCACTGCTCAATCTGCCTGAGAACTTCGACTTACTAGACCTGAAGACTTGCTATCGTACAGCCGCAAAAGCAACTCACTCCGATGTGGGCGGCGAAGATGCTCAATTTATCGAAATCAAGCGGGCGTATGACCTACTGAACACGATGCTGCACAAGCAATCCGGTAGTTCAGAACGATGGGATGCTTACCTACTCGAAAATCTTCAAAAGTGGGAAGGGATTTTCCGTAAGCAGTGGAAAGCAATGTGCGATCGCGGATTAATCAATCCAGCACATCAATACAACAATGCGAATCGATACGGATTAAACTATTCGACCTGCATTGAGAACTTCACCCGCGAGTACTGCGAACCGATGCCCGGATGGTTCTTGAACTGCGTCTATCCGCCGCTATTAGGCAGTGGAATCAGTATCGCAGAGACTCGCCAAAGATATCGAGAACATCTCATCGCGATCGCTCCAAATAAAACTATGTCCGAGATTTGGGCAAGAAAGTACTTTTGCCTAGAGTTCGGTGAGTCGGTTCCTTGGGTGTTTTACTTGCCGCCCGCGAAGGAGGTGAGCGATGCAGCTTAA
- a CDS encoding DUF2811 domain-containing protein — MIDALSPELEAGIEAFLALRSDWDRKRVFDSAVSLFLLQNRTENQQSDRAISRIYLDSLFKIPDDLMEAS, encoded by the coding sequence ATGATCGACGCACTTTCCCCAGAGCTAGAAGCAGGAATCGAGGCGTTTCTAGCTCTGCGATCGGACTGGGATAGAAAGCGAGTTTTTGACTCAGCCGTATCACTGTTCCTGCTACAAAACCGCACTGAAAATCAGCAAAGCGATCGAGCAATCTCGCGTATCTATCTCGATTCGCTGTTCAAAATCCCCGATGACTTGATGGAGGCAAGCTAG
- a CDS encoding Rad52/Rad22 family DNA repair protein, which yields MTIDLERFKEIQPKLKAWFPPEDHDERELPGTKAIWYFVKWQKIRDRLDEVCPDWEVEYSDPIVIEEEICIRCKITICGVSREAPGYAPLKLISNAGKNMARGSAGERATADAFKNSCELHGIARYLDEQADKDTKENFVRYMQKGGNGRAATHYRNNQQIANGSTPRTTPKPPPKPFGGTINGNTPKIITAAQRTRFYTIAKNNGWTDGAAKKLLSEHNFTSSTEITIAKYDELCKLLQDKSKAALYNSQAAPIHSAPEQNEWS from the coding sequence ATGACGATCGACCTCGAAAGATTCAAAGAAATTCAACCAAAGCTCAAGGCTTGGTTTCCCCCAGAAGACCACGACGAGCGCGAATTGCCTGGAACTAAGGCGATTTGGTATTTCGTAAAATGGCAAAAAATCCGCGATCGCTTAGATGAGGTCTGCCCAGATTGGGAGGTTGAGTACTCTGACCCGATCGTTATCGAAGAAGAAATTTGCATTCGATGCAAGATCACCATTTGCGGGGTGAGCCGTGAAGCGCCGGGCTATGCACCGCTCAAATTGATCAGTAACGCGGGCAAAAATATGGCGCGCGGGTCGGCTGGAGAACGCGCTACCGCCGACGCTTTCAAGAATAGCTGCGAGCTTCATGGCATCGCCCGATACTTGGATGAGCAAGCCGATAAGGACACGAAAGAGAACTTTGTCCGCTACATGCAGAAAGGCGGCAATGGACGTGCAGCAACGCACTATCGCAACAATCAGCAGATCGCCAACGGTTCCACCCCCAGAACAACACCAAAGCCACCGCCCAAACCGTTCGGGGGGACAATCAACGGAAACACCCCCAAAATCATCACCGCAGCACAGCGCACCCGGTTCTACACGATCGCCAAAAATAACGGCTGGACAGACGGAGCCGCGAAAAAACTTCTCTCGGAACACAACTTCACTTCGTCAACTGAGATTACGATCGCGAAATACGACGAACTTTGCAAGCTCTTGCAGGATAAATCGAAAGCCGCACTGTATAACTCGCAAGCCGCTCCAATTCACTCCGCACCCGAACAAAATGAATGGTCGTGA
- a CDS encoding helix-turn-helix domain-containing protein, with product MPGIVPTKWKLAEVLARHKIKNKELAERLGVRPNTISDLKRADSMPRIDGKKLDELAAAITALSKIGGTVRGIDLLEDREE from the coding sequence ATGCCTGGAATTGTGCCAACAAAATGGAAGCTCGCGGAAGTGTTAGCCAGACACAAAATCAAGAACAAAGAATTGGCGGAGCGTCTCGGCGTTCGACCGAACACAATCAGCGATTTAAAGCGAGCTGATTCGATGCCCCGAATTGATGGCAAAAAACTGGATGAGCTAGCGGCTGCGATTACCGCTCTGTCGAAAATTGGAGGGACGGTGCGAGGAATCGATCTGCTTGAAGACAGAGAGGAATGA
- a CDS encoding ParA family protein has translation MVASAPNTKTKPTAAQRKIIEDWAGLSDKASERQVENALVFPMIAALGFKPHQIVSSNIANTGESGLIPDALIYQDLNQPPVLVIENKKRHPALANASSADFVGACQQSSYYKEAVGYISNGIQQYLNINLVKPQYLAPYGLVCNGDFFQLWRRVDGLIFPLTPIQRMTKTSIPELMRQLGYCLGNPQPALVTTVWNRKGGVAKTTNTLNIGATLALAGKKVLLVDLDPQNDLTRGLGLEPASFPDYLSSCTNKFELREFDAMKSILHGAIQEKSFPTSDGQSFELHVLSASREHLENSRDRGQAKNQIEKSTNVRFEPVFKQIVHCLKQDYDYILIDVSPSIDALSKAVLFTCDTVLIPSNLSEKALHHAIEVDQLAIPSMRELRARGERLHLAPWSLGIVYSNCPTNSDNLIKNTIEPELQKRGFTGKRYKERLHTYTQITAAEFKHMPVVCWQNSPITNCYTQLVNKVFLSHNFTDR, from the coding sequence ATGGTGGCATCCGCCCCGAACACCAAAACTAAACCGACCGCGGCTCAGAGAAAAATTATTGAGGATTGGGCAGGGCTTTCCGATAAAGCCTCGGAGAGGCAAGTTGAAAACGCGCTGGTGTTTCCAATGATTGCTGCCCTTGGTTTCAAGCCTCATCAAATTGTTTCATCCAACATTGCAAACACTGGGGAATCTGGACTAATACCCGACGCACTAATTTACCAAGACCTGAATCAACCCCCGGTTTTAGTCATTGAGAATAAAAAGCGTCATCCAGCCTTAGCAAATGCTTCAAGCGCAGACTTCGTCGGTGCTTGTCAGCAAAGCTCATACTACAAAGAGGCGGTTGGCTACATTAGTAATGGGATTCAGCAGTATCTCAATATCAATTTGGTCAAGCCTCAGTATCTCGCGCCTTATGGCTTGGTATGTAATGGTGACTTCTTCCAGTTATGGCGACGGGTTGACGGCTTAATCTTCCCGCTCACACCAATACAACGAATGACTAAAACCAGCATTCCTGAATTGATGCGGCAACTAGGATACTGCCTGGGCAATCCTCAGCCCGCCCTAGTTACAACAGTTTGGAATCGAAAGGGTGGCGTTGCAAAGACAACGAACACACTCAATATTGGCGCAACCTTAGCATTGGCAGGAAAAAAGGTTCTGTTGGTTGACTTAGATCCTCAAAACGACTTGACAAGGGGACTAGGACTAGAGCCTGCGTCTTTCCCCGACTACCTTAGCTCATGCACTAATAAATTCGAGTTGCGCGAATTCGATGCCATGAAAAGCATCTTGCATGGTGCAATTCAGGAAAAAAGTTTCCCTACAAGTGATGGACAGTCCTTTGAGCTGCATGTTCTTTCAGCTTCTAGAGAACATCTTGAAAATTCTCGCGATCGTGGTCAAGCCAAGAATCAAATCGAAAAATCGACGAATGTGCGATTTGAGCCTGTTTTTAAGCAGATCGTTCATTGTTTGAAGCAGGATTACGACTACATTTTGATCGATGTATCACCTAGTATCGACGCGCTGAGCAAGGCGGTGCTTTTTACTTGCGATACTGTCTTGATTCCCTCAAATCTAAGCGAAAAAGCGCTACACCACGCGATCGAAGTAGATCAGTTGGCAATTCCCTCTATGCGGGAATTGAGAGCTAGGGGTGAACGCTTGCATCTAGCACCGTGGAGTCTGGGGATTGTATATAGTAACTGCCCTACCAATTCTGACAACTTGATCAAAAACACGATCGAGCCAGAACTACAAAAGCGTGGCTTTACGGGTAAGCGATACAAGGAGCGGCTACATACTTATACACAGATAACAGCCGCCGAATTCAAGCATATGCCTGTAGTCTGTTGGCAGAACTCACCCATCACCAATTGCTACACCCAGCTTGTTAACAAAGTCTTCTTGTCCCACAACTTCACGGATCGTTAA
- a CDS encoding Uma2 family endonuclease, with amino-acid sequence MTTLLHHWTIEDYHRIVESGVLAQANCELIRGTIVDMPPEGPEHADLCETSARYLERLFGEGWQSRQGKPITLTDSEPQPDIAIVREQSYRQRHPIPEDIRLVIEYAYSTQTQDTSVKRDVYAEAGISDYLVIDLKRSRVFHYSNPVNGQYSEQILTSGLIQVDAISIEVSRLLS; translated from the coding sequence ATGACCACACTTCTCCATCACTGGACGATCGAGGACTACCACCGCATTGTTGAGTCAGGAGTTCTCGCTCAAGCCAACTGCGAACTGATTCGAGGAACGATCGTTGATATGCCGCCTGAAGGCCCCGAACATGCCGATTTATGTGAAACCTCTGCCCGTTATCTAGAGCGGCTATTTGGTGAAGGATGGCAGTCTCGGCAGGGAAAACCGATTACTCTAACTGATTCAGAGCCACAGCCCGATATTGCGATCGTGCGCGAGCAGTCTTATCGCCAACGCCACCCAATTCCTGAAGACATTCGATTGGTTATAGAGTATGCCTACAGCACTCAAACGCAGGATACAAGCGTAAAGCGAGATGTCTACGCTGAAGCCGGGATTTCAGATTATCTCGTGATCGACCTGAAGCGATCAAGGGTGTTTCACTACTCGAATCCGGTGAATGGGCAATACTCGGAACAGATATTGACAAGTGGCTTGATTCAGGTTGATGCAATCTCGATCGAGGTGTCCCGGCTGCTGAGCTAA
- a CDS encoding type II toxin-antitoxin system HicB family antitoxin: MNFKIELDQETDERWIAEVTELPGVLAYGTSSNDATLKAKALALRVIADQIEHGEATPDTIAFVAES; this comes from the coding sequence ATGAATTTTAAGATCGAGCTTGACCAAGAAACAGATGAGCGATGGATTGCGGAAGTAACCGAGCTTCCCGGCGTTCTCGCTTATGGTACGAGTAGTAACGATGCGACTTTGAAAGCGAAAGCCCTAGCATTACGGGTCATTGCCGATCAGATCGAACACGGTGAAGCGACTCCAGACACGATCGCGTTTGTGGCAGAATCATGA
- a CDS encoding diguanylate cyclase domain-containing protein has protein sequence MTTIAELQEQVATLKQTLEKYRVCPVYNVLTRPALEEAWSEQKKIPGLAIGFLDIDDLKRMNDELGQHESSRRIAEAFAMARESEVIGRFYSGDEVAILAPASEILKPCERILNALKERGLSATIVIVPYKGEESLSEATKEANDLNQACKRVLKGKIYNFLSQIV, from the coding sequence ATGACCACGATCGCTGAACTTCAAGAACAAGTCGCTACACTCAAACAGACCTTAGAAAAGTATCGCGTCTGCCCTGTATACAATGTTTTGACTCGCCCCGCGCTCGAAGAAGCGTGGTCAGAGCAGAAAAAGATCCCTGGACTCGCGATAGGATTTCTCGACATCGATGATCTCAAGCGTATGAACGATGAGCTAGGTCAACACGAGTCGAGCCGTAGAATCGCAGAAGCCTTCGCAATGGCAAGAGAGAGCGAGGTTATTGGCAGGTTCTATAGCGGTGATGAAGTCGCGATTTTGGCTCCTGCCAGCGAAATCCTCAAGCCATGCGAACGAATCTTGAACGCACTGAAAGAGCGCGGATTGTCCGCCACGATCGTGATCGTCCCCTACAAAGGGGAAGAGTCGCTGTCTGAAGCAACCAAGGAAGCGAATGACCTGAATCAAGCCTGCAAGCGAGTGCTTAAGGGCAAAATCTACAATTTCTTATCTCAGATTGTCTAG
- a CDS encoding helix-hairpin-helix domain-containing protein gives MPILYAPPNWEPRSIPPTEVRRCLKDGYRETAPDVLSVPNKQIPISTTVQPVPVVPPEQIDARINVNTASLAQLSKLPGITTAIAKKVIAARPYSSIEDLCERFPELDRIQLEPKVSFDAAI, from the coding sequence ATGCCAATTCTTTACGCTCCGCCGAACTGGGAACCGAGATCGATTCCTCCGACCGAAGTTAGACGATGCCTGAAAGATGGCTATCGCGAGACTGCGCCTGATGTCTTATCTGTTCCAAACAAGCAGATCCCGATATCGACCACAGTTCAACCTGTTCCGGTCGTTCCCCCAGAACAAATCGATGCCCGAATCAACGTCAACACAGCAAGCCTTGCTCAGTTGTCGAAGTTACCGGGAATAACAACCGCGATCGCTAAAAAAGTGATTGCCGCACGTCCTTACTCGTCGATCGAGGATCTGTGCGAGAGATTCCCTGAACTCGATCGCATCCAACTCGAACCCAAAGTGAGTTTCGATGCCGCTATCTGA
- a CDS encoding DnaJ domain-containing protein: MATVQQLRSQAKARKIKGYSKMNKAQLMSALGVSEKSARPKGDARARATAQKSGVAKTYAADKLAEKFGAGNEGKRAEIKARLIKSVAKELKAQEKALGRKLTVQEKRKAAVKAISGEVKAMRHAAKGRAIVPTGGKMTQAQQKRKKAKSGKQTLEDKYASANPSDDDVKAFAKEYRARELKKAHHAGTVEAIVNRKLNLGSHSREATPAEIAKAKKEAEKEARTLTDDQIAKKYAGSNAAAYKRTYEHYVNDAKRTIENATQEIAKTKASSRMSPDSKEKKIKKLNKAIEQANGDVELFSKRLKNVDKDAEQVMKETLAQNRSFAARGLDKADRSDVEAVMRHVEGGKGTGFTVSQSAQAQTRSKTKQKQLIEERSTEILRDHLKAIHEGRAGDETVNSMKALGLKKKPNATELKKAYRKAAAKAHPDRGGSPAEFRRVQEAYQSLKQKLES; this comes from the coding sequence ATGGCAACCGTTCAACAGCTTCGCTCTCAAGCCAAAGCCCGCAAAATCAAAGGCTACTCAAAAATGAACAAGGCTCAATTGATGTCAGCCTTGGGAGTCAGCGAAAAATCAGCGCGCCCGAAAGGTGATGCTCGCGCTCGCGCCACCGCACAAAAATCGGGAGTCGCTAAAACTTATGCGGCGGACAAGTTAGCAGAAAAATTCGGTGCAGGAAACGAGGGAAAGCGGGCTGAAATTAAGGCAAGACTGATCAAATCCGTCGCTAAAGAACTCAAGGCTCAGGAAAAGGCTCTAGGACGCAAGCTCACGGTTCAGGAAAAGCGTAAGGCAGCAGTGAAGGCAATTTCCGGCGAAGTGAAAGCAATGCGCCATGCGGCGAAAGGTAGGGCGATCGTCCCGACTGGCGGCAAAATGACTCAGGCTCAACAGAAACGCAAGAAGGCGAAAAGTGGAAAGCAAACCTTAGAGGATAAGTATGCTTCCGCAAATCCTAGTGATGATGATGTGAAGGCATTCGCGAAAGAGTATCGTGCGCGAGAGTTGAAAAAAGCACACCATGCGGGAACTGTTGAAGCTATTGTCAATAGAAAGCTTAATTTGGGATCTCACTCCAGAGAAGCAACCCCCGCTGAAATTGCAAAAGCTAAAAAAGAGGCTGAAAAAGAGGCTCGAACTTTAACCGACGACCAGATTGCTAAAAAGTATGCTGGATCTAACGCTGCGGCATACAAAAGAACATATGAGCATTATGTAAACGACGCAAAACGCACAATCGAGAACGCTACCCAAGAGATTGCTAAAACAAAAGCTAGTTCGCGGATGTCTCCTGATTCTAAAGAAAAGAAAATCAAAAAACTTAATAAAGCTATAGAGCAGGCGAATGGCGATGTTGAGCTTTTCTCAAAACGGTTGAAAAATGTTGATAAAGATGCTGAGCAAGTGATGAAAGAAACTCTGGCTCAAAACAGAAGCTTTGCCGCAAGAGGTTTAGACAAAGCTGATAGAAGCGATGTTGAAGCTGTAATGCGTCATGTTGAAGGCGGGAAGGGTACAGGCTTTACCGTAAGCCAATCTGCTCAAGCTCAAACTCGTAGCAAAACCAAGCAAAAGCAATTGATCGAAGAACGATCGACCGAAATCTTGCGCGATCATTTAAAAGCAATCCATGAAGGACGCGCAGGTGATGAAACAGTAAATTCAATGAAGGCACTCGGATTAAAGAAAAAACCGAATGCTACTGAACTCAAAAAAGCCTACCGTAAAGCAGCGGCAAAAGCCCACCCCGATCGCGGTGGTTCACCTGCTGAGTTCCGCCGAGTGCAGGAAGCGTATCAATCGCTGAAACAGAAGCTTGAATCTTAG